From a region of the Calliphora vicina chromosome 4, idCalVici1.1, whole genome shotgun sequence genome:
- the LOC135958828 gene encoding uncharacterized protein LOC135958828 encodes MLRAMILAALICVYCGTLPSMAAETHSLNRRPTTITTNVIPPPPPSTASKPDQVIDSNNNKLHYYHPAEDKKPRVLEEFNRNFVDGSYEYKYILSNGVSRYEKSYWKPMGKGKKLLARKGFFSHPLTNHKYLTVFYTADENGYQQDTAKYTNAVPTLPKHLDVPQLVFPHETSMITPTTTTTTRKPKTTRRTTTTTTTTRKPKTTTTRRPVVKPSKFNWIY; translated from the exons ATGTTACGTGCCATGATATTGGCGGCATTAATTTGTGTCTACTGCGGCACACTGCCTTCAATGGCAGCCGAGACACATTCACTTAATAGACGTCCCACAACAATAACCACGAATGTaataccaccaccaccaccatccACAGCATCTAAGCCTGATCAAGTAATTGATTCTAACAACAACAAGCTACATTATTATCATCCAGCCGAGGACAAAAAACCACGAGTTTTAGAAGAATTCAATCGTAACTTTGTGGATGGAAGTTATGAATACAA ATATATTTTAAGCAATGGTGTGTCACGCTATGAAAAATCCTACTGGAAACCAATGGGGAAAGGAAAAAAACTATTGGCTCGCAAGGGTTTCTTTTCACACCCACTAACAAATCATAAATATTTGACGGTATTCTATACAGCTGACGAAAATGGCTACCAACAAGATACAG CCAAATATACGAATGCTGTACCAACGTTGCCAAAGCACTTGGATGTGCCTCAGCTGGTATTCCCGCATGAGACAAGCATGATAACACCAACAACTACAACGACGACACGTAAACCAAAAACTACTAGAAgaacaaccacaacaacaacaacgacacgTAAACCCAAAACAACTACAACACGAAGACCGGTAGTAAAACCTTCCAAATTCAACTGGATTTACTAA